The segment TCGAGACGGTGATCTGTGCGTTCTGAATCACTTTCTCGCCCATCTCGTAGCCGGGCGTGAACACGTCCGCGACCGTTCCTTCGGGCTGGTCGCTGTCGACGTTCATCATAACCTCGTGGCGCTGGGGGTCGACCTCGGCTCCCGGTTCCGGATCGATTTCGGTGACGTTCTCGTCCTCGAGGATCCGGTCGAACTCCCGGAGGGTCATGTCGACGCCGTCTCGGAGGCTCTCGACGTCGCCGCTTTCCTCCTCGAGCGCGCGCTTGAGGTTGTCTCGGACGCCGACGAGCCGTTCGACCAGGTCCTCGGTCGCGCGCTCTTTCATCTGTTCCTGGCGCTTTTTCGCTCGCTTCTTGTAGTTCTGGAAGTCGGCCTGCTTGCGCTTGAGCCGACTCTGGAGGTCCTCGACCTCGGCTTCGTACGCTTCGATCCGTTCGTCTCGTTGCTCGAGGGCCGCCTGGAGTTCGCCGATCGTTTCGGCCTGTTCCTCGATGCGACCGACGAGGTCCGCCTCGCGTTCGACCGCGTCCTCGAGCAGTCGGTCGACCTCCTCGGTGGTGTCCTCGTCCGGAATCGCCGCGACGGCGTCGGCGAGCGTCGGCGAGACGTCGGTCTCGGCGGCGGGATCCGACGCGTCGGCCGTCTCGGGCCCGTCGGAGGACGCCTCGCGCTCGTCGGAGGGGGAGTCCTCGGCTGGGCGCGTAGATTGGTCGTCTCCGCCGGCAACGTCGTCGGATTCCTCCTCGGACGGAACGGACTGGGCGTCTGCGTTCGTGCCCTCGTCTTCGCTCATATCCCAGTCAAAGAACAGCGGTAATAAAAGGGTTGAGGTCCGGTCGCGAACGTGTCGGCTGGCCCGGGTGTGGCCGCGGGCGGGGCGTTCGACCGGTCGCGTTTCGTCCGGCTACGAGCGGGCGTTCGACTTCGTGAGCCAGATGCCGACGAGGAAGATACCCGTCAGCACCGCCGCGAGTCCGAGGTACGTGAGTTCGACAAGTCGGTATCCCACCACGGACTGGCGACCGAAGAAGACGGTGAGATAGGCGAGCAGCGGTGAGAGAGCGAGCACGCTTCGAACGCCTCGCTTCTCGAAGTGGCGGCGACCGACGAGGACGACGAAGACGGCCACGGAGACGACGGCGAGTGAAAGCGCGTACTGGGCGATCTGTACGCGGGGGGGATAGCTCGTGGTGGGCGCGAGATAGAACAGGCTCAACCCGACGTGGGCCGGGACCGTCAGGCTCCCGACGGCGAAGGCGGTGGTGACCTGTCCCGCGGTTAGTCGCGGCGCCCAGACGAGAATCGTCGCGACGACGAAGAGGGTGAAGATCAGGATTGCCGTCC is part of the Halostagnicola kamekurae genome and harbors:
- the grpE gene encoding nucleotide exchange factor GrpE; protein product: MSEDEGTNADAQSVPSEEESDDVAGGDDQSTRPAEDSPSDEREASSDGPETADASDPAAETDVSPTLADAVAAIPDEDTTEEVDRLLEDAVEREADLVGRIEEQAETIGELQAALEQRDERIEAYEAEVEDLQSRLKRKQADFQNYKKRAKKRQEQMKERATEDLVERLVGVRDNLKRALEEESGDVESLRDGVDMTLREFDRILEDENVTEIDPEPGAEVDPQRHEVMMNVDSDQPEGTVADVFTPGYEMGEKVIQNAQITVSNGEFAEEGVEAGADAEGSETGDPSDETEGSEA
- a CDS encoding COX15/CtaA family protein, which codes for MSSTTHTSNSTMRSLRDRFGFPHLLAGTLVLVGATILLGVAAKATGSGLGCEANWPRCDAGPFNLFPAHIVSFYEWFHRFVSMFAGFAIIGTAVASIRRANVDRRVTALVVLGMVLTPVQVALGRETVQQYTTNILSLHFWTAILIFTLFVVATILVWAPRLTAGQVTTAFAVGSLTVPAHVGLSLFYLAPTTSYPPRVQIAQYALSLAVVSVAVFVVLVGRRHFEKRGVRSVLALSPLLAYLTVFFGRQSVVGYRLVELTYLGLAAVLTGIFLVGIWLTKSNARS